From Anabrus simplex isolate iqAnaSimp1 chromosome 11, ASM4041472v1, whole genome shotgun sequence, a single genomic window includes:
- the LOC136883397 gene encoding keratin, type I cytoskeletal 9-like: protein MRFLVVLVLSGAVLCAAEEKKDSKTEKRGIHGLGYGGGLELGGGHGLELSGGYGYGGLGGGHELGGSYGGSYGGGYGGGYGGGYGGGYGHHESHIKAITITKEVKVPVPHPYPVHVEKKVPVPVKVPVPVHVDRPYPVHVPKPYPVPVEKPVPYPVEKKVPYPVKVPVKVPVPAPYPVHVPKPYPVPVHKPVPVPVPHPVIVKKPVPVYVKGHDYGSSYGGSYGGGYSLGGHEGLSLGSLGGSYGSGYSLGGHGGSYGGSLSLGGHEGSYGGGYSLGGYGGGLELSSYGGYHH, encoded by the exons ATGAGGTTTCTA GTGGTGCTGGTGTTATCGGGAGCGGTGCTATGCGCAGCAGAAGAGAAGAAAGACTCCAAGACTGAAAAGAGAGGTATCCATGGGCTTGGATACGGAGGAGGACTCGAATTAGGAGGAGGACATGGTTTGGAACTGAGTGGTGGCTATGGATACGGAGGTCTTGGCGGCGGACACGAGCTTGGAGGTAGCTATGGAGGAAGTTATGGAGGAGGCTATGGTGGAGGCTATGGAGGAGGCTACGGAGGAGGTTATG GTCACCACGAGAGTCACATCAAGGCCATCACTATCACTAAGGAAGTCAAAGTCCCTGTTCCTCATCCCTACCCAGTCCATGTTGAGAAGAAAGTTCCTGTACCTGTCAAGGTTCCCGTACCCGTCCATGTAGACAGGCCATACCCAGTTCATGTACCAAAACCATACCCAGTTCCTGTGGAGAAGCCAGTACCTTACCCAGTTGAGAAGAAAGTACCTTATCCTGTCAAGGTTCCAGTCAAGGTCCCTGTACCAGCACCATACCCAGTGCATGTCCCCAAGCCATACCCAGTCCCTGTTCACAAACCAGTACCAGTACCGGTACCACATCCAGTGATCGTCAAGAAGCCCGTACCAGTGTACGTCAAGGGACACGACTATGGTAGCAGCTACGGAGGATCTTACGGCGGTGGCTACAGTCTTGGAGGTCATGAAGGTCTGAGTCTAGGCAGCCTTGGAGGATCATACGGTAGTGGTTACAGTCTAGGCGGCCATGGAGGATCATACGGCGGCAGTCTCAGTCTTGGAGGCCATGAAGGATCATACGGCGGTGGCTACAGTCTTGGAGGTTATGGTGGAGGTCTGGAGCTGAGCAGCTATGGAGGATATCACCACTAA
- the LOC137502668 gene encoding uncharacterized protein yields the protein MRFLVVLVISGAVLCAAEEKKDSKTEKRGIHGLGYGGGLELGGGHGLELSGGYGYGGGYGGGYGGGYGGGLELSGGLGGHHESHIKAITITKEVKVPVPHPYPVHVEKKVPVPVKVPVPVHVDRPYPVHVPKPYPVPVEKPVPYPVEKKVPYPVKVPVKVPVPAPYPVHVPKPYPVPVHKPVPVPVPHPVIVKKPVPVYVKGHDYGSSYGGSYGGGYSLGGHEGLSLGGLGGSYGSGYSLGGHGGSYGSGYSLGGHGGSYGSSLSLGGHEGSYSGGYSLGGHGGGLELSSYGGYHH from the exons ATGAGGTTCCTA GTGGTGCTGGTGATATCGGGAGCGGTGCTATGCGCAGCGGAAGAGAAGAAAGACTCCAAGACTGAAAAGAGAGGTATCCATGGGCTTGGATACGGAGGGGGACTCGAATTAGGAGGAGGACATGGTTTGGAGCTGAGTGGTGGCTATGGATACGGAG gaggttatggaggaggctacggaggaggttatggaggaggaTTAGAGTTAAGCGGTGGTCTTGGAGGTCACCACGAGAGTCACATCAAGGCCATCACCATTACTAAGGAAGTCAAAGTCCCTGTTCCTCATCCCTACCCAGTCCATGTTGAGAAAAAAGTCCCTGTACCTGTCAAGGTTCCCGTACCTGTCCACGTAGACAGGCCATACCCAGTTCATGTACCAAAACCATACCCAGTTCCCGTGGAGAAGCCAGTACCTTACCCAGTTGAAAAGAAAGTGCCTTACCCCGTCAAGGTTCCAGTCAAGGTCCCTGTACCAGCACCATACCCAGTGCATGTTCCCAAGCCATACCCAGTCCCTGTTCACAAACCAGTACCAGTACCGGTACCACATCCAGTGATCGTTAAGAAGCCCGTACCAGTGTACGTCAAGGGACACGACTACGGTAGCAGCTACGGAGGATCTTACGGCGGTGGCTACAGTCTTGGAGGCCATGAAGGTCTGAGTCTAGGCGGCCTTGGAGGATCATACGGTAGTGGTTACAGTCTAGGCGGCCATGGAGGATCATACGGTAGTGGCTACAGTCTAGGCGGCCATGGAGGATCATATGGCAGCAGCCTGAGTCTTGGAGGCCATGAAGGATCATACAGCGGTGGCTACAGTCTTGGAGGTCATGGTGGAGGTCTGGAGCTGAGCAGCTATGGAGGATATCACCACTAA